A region from the Medicago truncatula cultivar Jemalong A17 chromosome 6, MtrunA17r5.0-ANR, whole genome shotgun sequence genome encodes:
- the LOC25495095 gene encoding protein DETOXIFICATION 9: MKNNSREMSKEVTTPLIRKSDHEIESTFVQELKKVSFVAAPMVAVTVSQYLLQVVSLMMVGHLGILVSFSGVSIAMSFAEVTGFSVLLGMAGALETLCGQTFGAEEYGKLGNYTCCAILTLTVVCFPISLVWIFTDKILMFFSQDPGMSHVAREYCIYLIPALFGYALLQALIRYFQTQGMIFPMVFSSVSALFLHIPICWILVFKLGLGHIGAALAIGISYWLNVIWLWVYIKYSPSCEKTKIVFSTHALHNLPEFCKYAIPSGLMFCFEWWSFEILILIAGLLPNPQLETSVLSVCLNTTSLHFFIPYAIGASASTRVSNELGAGNPKTAKGAVRVVVIIGIAEAIIVSTFFLCFRNILGYAYSNDEQVVNYIADMVPLLCVSVSADSLIGALSGVARGGGFQEMGAYVNLGAYYIVGIPVGLLFGFHLKLNAKGLWMGTLSGSVLNVIILSIVTALTDWQKEATKARERIIEQSIKINNTLVVA; the protein is encoded by the exons atgaaaaacaactcTAGAGAGATGAGTAAGGAGGTGACAACACCATTGATAAGAAAGAGTGATCATGAGATTGAGAGTACATTTGTTCAAGAGTTGAAGAAAGTGAGTTTCGTTGCAGCTCCAATGGTAGCTGTAACTGTTTCACAATATCTTCTTCAAGTGGTTTCTCTTATGATGGTTGGACATCTTGGTATACTTGTTTCATTCTCTGGTGTTTCCATTGCCATGTCTTTTGCTGAAGTTACTGGCTTTAGTGTCCTT TTGGGAATGGCTGGTGCATTGGAAACACTATGTGGACAAACCTTTGGTGCAGAAGAGTATGGAAAACTTGGAAACTACACTTGCTGTGCAATATTAACTCTAACTGTAGTTTGTTTTCCAATATCTCTTGTGTGGATATTCACAGATAAAATACTAATGTTTTTTAGTCAAGACCCTGGAATGTCTCATGTAGCTCGCGAGTACTGCATATACCTCATTCCCGCTCTATTTGGCTATGCACTTCTTCAAGCGTTGATTCGCTATTTCCAGACTCAGGGAATGATCTTTCCAATGGTTTTTAGCTCAGTATCTGCTCTATTTTTGCACATTCCTATTTGTTGGATTCTGGTTTTTAAGTTGGGATTAGGACACATTGGAGCTGCTTTAGCTATCGGAATTTCTTATTGGTTGAATGTGATTTGGCTTTGGGTTTATATTAAGTACTCTCCATCATGTGAAAAAACCAAGATTGTGTTTTCTACTCATGCTTTACATAACCTACCAGAGTTCTGCAAATATGCTATTCCTTCTGGACTCATGTTTTG TTTTGAATGGTGGTCCTTTGAGATTCTTATTTTAATTGCCGGGCTTTTACCTAATCCTCAACTTGAAACCTCGGTTCTTTCTGTCTG CTTGAACACTACGTCATTACACTTCTTTATTCCATACGCAATTGGAGCTTCTGCAAG TACTCGTGTTTCAAATGAATTAGGAGCAGGAAATCCAAAGACAGCTAAGGGAGCTGTTAGAGTGGTTGTAATTATTGGAATTGCTGAGGCAATTATTGTCAGCACTTTCTTCCtttgttttagaaatattttaggATATGCTTATAGCAATGATGAACAAGTTGTGAATTACATTGCCGATATGGTTCCTCTTCTTTGTGTTTCTGTTAGTGCTGATAGTCTAATTGGAGCTCTTTCAG GGGTTGCTAGAGGAGGTGGATTTCAAGAAATGGGGGCTTATGTGAACCTTGGAGCTTACTATATTGTGGGAATTCCTGTGGGTTTGTTATTTGGTTTTCatctaaaattaaatgcaaaggGATTGTGGATGGGAACTCTATCAGGATCTGTTCTAAATGTCATTATATTATCTATTGTAACTGCATTAACTGATTGGCAAAAAGAG GCAACAAAAGCAAGGGAAAGGATAATTGAGCagtcaataaaaattaacaacacATTGGTGGTGGCATGA